The following proteins come from a genomic window of Aquimarina sp. MAR_2010_214:
- a CDS encoding M14 family zinc carboxypeptidase: MDTRILHNWYNTYKELSLFGRYITSDHISPLLDLFSLKTEIEQIGLSENDAPIHLIKLGNGSKKLLFWSQMHGNESTTTKAVFDFLNFVTDTSNDSAKTILEECTIYIVPILSPDGAKAYTRLNYNQIDLNRDAQQKTQKESVVFSKLVQRIQPDFAFNLHGQRTIFSAGETKYPATVSFLSPASDLERSITPSRKIAMEIIAKMNAVLQKYIPNQVGRYDDGFNLNCVGDTLANMGVPIILFEAGHYPNDYDREITREYIFYSLITSIEYIATTKITGDMYKEYFLIPENGKCFYDVIIRDVVLGGENVDIAVQYSEELIKNNVKFIPKIVKIDNLQKFYGHREIIGKKRTIHNENVTVEIVPEAELLKFYLNSELFLIESVKS; encoded by the coding sequence ATGGATACTCGTATACTGCATAACTGGTACAACACTTATAAAGAACTTTCCTTATTTGGACGTTATATTACTTCAGATCATATTTCCCCTTTATTGGATCTTTTCTCTTTAAAAACTGAAATTGAACAGATAGGACTTTCTGAAAATGATGCTCCTATACATCTTATTAAATTAGGTAATGGATCTAAAAAACTTTTGTTTTGGTCCCAGATGCATGGTAATGAAAGTACAACGACAAAAGCTGTATTTGATTTCTTAAACTTCGTTACAGACACCTCAAATGATTCGGCAAAAACTATTTTAGAAGAGTGTACAATATATATAGTACCTATTTTAAGTCCAGATGGGGCAAAAGCATATACGAGACTTAATTATAATCAGATAGATCTTAATAGAGATGCACAGCAGAAAACACAAAAGGAAAGTGTCGTGTTTAGTAAACTGGTTCAGCGTATCCAACCAGATTTTGCGTTTAATCTTCATGGACAACGTACTATTTTTAGCGCAGGAGAAACAAAATACCCAGCTACGGTGTCTTTTTTGTCACCGGCAAGTGATTTAGAACGGTCAATAACTCCAAGTCGTAAAATAGCTATGGAAATCATTGCAAAAATGAATGCTGTACTCCAGAAGTATATTCCAAATCAAGTAGGAAGGTATGATGATGGTTTTAATTTAAACTGTGTGGGGGATACTTTAGCTAATATGGGAGTGCCTATCATACTATTTGAAGCTGGACATTACCCAAATGATTATGATCGTGAAATAACCAGAGAATATATATTTTATTCCCTTATAACTTCTATAGAATATATAGCTACTACCAAAATCACAGGAGATATGTATAAAGAATATTTTTTAATACCAGAAAATGGAAAATGTTTTTATGATGTCATTATAAGAGATGTGGTGTTAGGAGGTGAAAACGTAGATATAGCCGTTCAATACAGTGAAGAATTGATCAAAAATAATGTGAAATTCATACCAAAAATTGTTAAAATTGATAATCTTCAAAAATTTTACGGTCATAGAGAGATTATTGGTAAAAAAAGAACAATACACAACGAAAACGTTACAGTAGAGATAGTTCCAGAGGCTGAGCTGTTAAAGTTTTACCTAAATTCTGAATTATTCTTAATAGAATCGGTAAAAAGTTAA
- a CDS encoding Lrp/AsnC family transcriptional regulator: MAKFKLDEVDHQILDMLIENTRTPFTDIAKKLLISAGTVHVRVKKMEEAGIIEGSSLTLDYKKLGYSFIAYVGIYLQNTSQTKFVLQRINEIPFVTVAHITTGKFNIFCKLRARDTNHAKEIIFKLDDIDGVYRTETMISLEESINDKKRLMHSIFQDL, from the coding sequence ATGGCAAAGTTTAAATTAGACGAAGTTGATCATCAAATTCTAGACATGTTAATCGAGAATACCCGTACGCCTTTTACAGATATAGCAAAAAAATTGCTGATTTCTGCGGGTACTGTACATGTGCGAGTTAAAAAAATGGAAGAAGCCGGTATTATTGAAGGATCTTCTTTAACATTAGACTATAAGAAATTAGGATATTCATTTATAGCGTATGTTGGTATTTATCTTCAAAATACTTCACAGACCAAATTTGTATTACAAAGAATTAATGAAATACCATTTGTAACAGTTGCTCATATTACGACAGGAAAATTTAATATTTTCTGTAAACTTAGAGCTAGAGATACTAACCATGCAAAGGAGATTATTTTTAAACTTGATGATATCGATGGTGTATATCGTACCGAGACTATGATTTCATTAGAAGAGAGTATTAATGATAAGAAACGATTAATGCATTCTATTTTCCAGGATTTATAA
- a CDS encoding phosphoenolpyruvate carboxylase: MARKPKIERFNENVLAKYQIYNSIFITLPFDTISNTGVLLPLFKEVCEKGYDQHKNPTEIVEDFFSLYQDNPKPKEKHDLLFRFIQYIERQVVLFDAIEDAAFPVVNNMDGRGTLRSIKEEAQAKGKLEELKDYLRRFKIRPTLTAHPTQFYPGTVLGIIHDLDAAIRDNDSPKIKKLLAQLGKTAFFKKEKPTPYDEAVSLIWYLENVFYHSAGTIYNYVQQNIFEGEDLENDLINLGFWPGGDRDGNPFVTTEITLKVAKRLRKTILINYYRDIRALKRRITFGNLQDKIAVLENALYDNFYYAKTAEPLSIETLMNGLLEIREELIEEHQSLFLEDLQDLINKVKIFGFHFGTLDVRQDSRVHHKVLTEVVQKTTELGLGVFPEQYESLSENEQINVLSTLKGKIDPSIFDDDITRATIESIYAIKTIQQNNGERAANRYIISNNGNELNIVETFALIRLCDWEFPTVDVIPLFETVPDLQVSHQVMESLYNNPEYMQHLKRRGMKQTIMLGFSDGTKDGGYLMANWGIFKAKEMLTEVSRKYDVKVVFFDGRGGPPARGGGNTNQFYASLGPTIEDEEIQLTVQGQTISSNFGTLDSCQYNLEQLLGAGVENELTSNEGNLFSVKNKQTMQELADISYKTYVDFKNHPKFLPYLEHMSTLKYYGKANIGSRPSKRSKSATLDFGDLRAIPFVGSWSQLKQNVPGFYGVGTALKTFEEKGEFDKVMSLYRDSPFFRTLIGNSMMSLTKSFFELTSYMKEDEEYGVFWDIIHDEYLLTKRLLFKLTGYSELMQNEPAGKASIDIRENIVLPLLTIQQYALKKIQDLSRDKDANPEDIAIYEKMVTRSLFGNINASRNSA; this comes from the coding sequence ATGGCTAGAAAACCAAAAATTGAACGTTTTAATGAAAACGTTCTTGCTAAGTATCAGATATACAATAGTATATTTATAACATTACCTTTTGATACGATAAGTAACACAGGGGTTTTATTACCTCTTTTTAAAGAAGTATGTGAAAAAGGTTATGATCAACACAAAAACCCTACAGAAATTGTAGAAGACTTTTTTTCATTGTATCAAGACAACCCCAAACCAAAAGAAAAACATGATTTACTATTTAGGTTTATCCAGTATATTGAGCGTCAAGTTGTGTTATTTGATGCAATAGAAGATGCGGCTTTTCCTGTTGTGAATAATATGGATGGTCGCGGAACTTTAAGAAGTATTAAAGAAGAAGCTCAGGCAAAAGGTAAATTAGAAGAATTAAAAGATTATCTGAGGAGGTTTAAAATTCGTCCAACCTTAACAGCCCATCCTACACAGTTTTACCCGGGAACAGTACTTGGGATTATTCATGATTTGGATGCAGCAATTCGTGATAACGATTCACCTAAAATAAAAAAACTATTAGCCCAGTTAGGTAAAACTGCTTTTTTTAAGAAAGAAAAACCAACACCTTATGATGAAGCAGTAAGTTTGATTTGGTATTTAGAAAATGTATTCTACCATTCGGCAGGAACCATATATAATTATGTGCAACAAAATATATTTGAAGGAGAGGATCTTGAAAACGATTTAATCAATTTAGGGTTCTGGCCTGGAGGAGATAGGGATGGAAACCCATTTGTAACCACAGAGATTACATTAAAAGTAGCAAAACGATTACGCAAAACAATTTTGATAAATTATTATCGAGATATTAGAGCATTAAAACGTAGAATTACTTTTGGTAATCTTCAGGATAAAATAGCGGTTTTAGAAAATGCATTATATGATAACTTTTATTATGCAAAAACTGCAGAACCGCTATCGATAGAAACATTAATGAATGGATTGCTAGAGATTAGAGAAGAATTAATAGAAGAGCATCAATCCTTGTTTCTAGAAGACCTGCAAGATTTAATTAATAAAGTGAAAATTTTTGGTTTTCATTTCGGGACATTAGATGTTCGCCAAGATTCAAGAGTTCATCATAAAGTGCTTACAGAAGTTGTGCAGAAGACTACCGAACTAGGGTTGGGTGTTTTTCCAGAACAATATGAATCTCTTTCTGAAAACGAACAAATTAATGTGCTTTCTACTCTTAAAGGAAAAATAGACCCTTCTATTTTTGATGATGATATAACAAGAGCAACAATAGAATCCATTTATGCTATCAAAACAATACAGCAAAATAATGGAGAGCGAGCTGCTAATCGTTACATCATTAGTAATAATGGAAATGAACTTAATATAGTCGAAACATTTGCATTGATACGACTTTGTGATTGGGAGTTTCCTACGGTAGATGTAATTCCTCTCTTTGAAACGGTACCAGATTTACAGGTTTCACATCAGGTAATGGAGTCGTTGTATAACAATCCAGAATATATGCAGCATCTGAAACGTCGTGGAATGAAACAAACTATTATGCTAGGTTTTTCTGATGGAACCAAGGATGGAGGGTATCTTATGGCGAATTGGGGAATCTTTAAAGCAAAAGAGATGCTAACCGAAGTTTCTAGAAAATATGATGTAAAAGTCGTGTTCTTTGATGGTAGAGGAGGGCCACCTGCAAGAGGAGGAGGAAATACAAACCAATTTTATGCTTCTCTTGGTCCAACAATTGAAGACGAGGAAATACAATTAACCGTTCAGGGACAAACAATCAGTTCTAATTTTGGTACACTGGATTCTTGTCAATATAATTTAGAACAACTGCTAGGGGCCGGAGTGGAAAATGAATTGACTAGTAATGAGGGTAATCTTTTCTCTGTAAAGAATAAGCAAACGATGCAGGAACTTGCAGATATAAGTTATAAAACATATGTTGATTTTAAAAACCACCCTAAATTTCTTCCATATCTTGAGCACATGAGTACATTAAAGTACTACGGAAAAGCAAATATTGGTAGCCGACCTTCTAAAAGAAGTAAAAGTGCAACCTTAGATTTTGGCGATTTAAGAGCAATACCTTTTGTAGGGAGTTGGAGTCAGTTAAAACAGAATGTTCCTGGGTTTTATGGAGTTGGAACAGCCTTAAAGACATTTGAAGAAAAAGGAGAATTTGATAAAGTAATGTCACTTTATAGAGATTCACCGTTTTTTAGAACGTTGATTGGTAATAGTATGATGAGTCTTACTAAATCCTTTTTTGAATTAACTTCTTATATGAAAGAAGATGAGGAATACGGTGTGTTTTGGGACATCATTCATGATGAATACTTGTTAACAAAAAGATTGTTATTTAAGTTAACCGGATATTCTGAGTTAATGCAAAACGAACCTGCAGGAAAAGCATCTATCGATATTAGAGAAAATATCGTATTACCTCTGCTTACCATACAACAATATGCATTGAAAAAAATTCAAGATCTAAGTAGGGATAAAGATGCAAACCCTGAAGATATTGCAATTTATGAGAAGATGGTAACTCGTTCTTTGTTTGGAAATATTAATGCAAGTCGTAATTCGGCATAA
- a CDS encoding DinB family protein encodes MVSQLKEGEFNPYYGIYIAKAESPDIVKGLQSSQKEFVDFVQSIPEEKFTHAYAEGKWTVAEVLQHIIDTERIFAYRALCFARNDKTSIMGFEQDDYVPYSNANNYSKEELISDFVSARSNSISLFKSFTDEMLTRIGEASGSPMSARAAGYILEGHQKHHFEVIKERYL; translated from the coding sequence ATGGTATCACAGTTAAAAGAAGGAGAATTTAATCCGTATTATGGAATATATATTGCTAAAGCAGAGTCACCTGATATTGTAAAGGGACTACAAAGCAGTCAAAAAGAATTTGTTGATTTTGTGCAATCCATTCCTGAGGAAAAATTCACTCATGCCTATGCAGAGGGTAAATGGACTGTAGCAGAGGTATTGCAGCATATAATTGATACCGAACGTATTTTTGCATATCGTGCTTTGTGCTTTGCAAGGAATGATAAAACATCAATTATGGGGTTTGAACAGGATGATTATGTTCCGTATTCAAATGCGAATAACTACAGTAAAGAAGAATTGATTTCAGATTTTGTATCAGCAAGAAGTAACTCTATTTCTTTATTCAAAAGTTTTACCGATGAAATGCTAACCAGAATAGGTGAAGCGAGTGGTAGTCCTATGAGTGCAAGAGCAGCAGGGTATATATTAGAAGGTCATCAAAAACACCATTTTGAGGTTATAAAAGAAAGGTATTTATAA
- a CDS encoding nuclear transport factor 2 family protein, protein MTKEEVARNYLLFLEKNEVNKVVSLFADDGIVESPLYGTMPASKFYKALADDTTTSKLKFDGLFSEKDSNRISLLFDFNWELKDGKRVVFKVVDIIVLNSENKIQKLTIIYDTVHSRSAMEQLKK, encoded by the coding sequence ATGACAAAAGAAGAAGTTGCTAGGAATTACTTGTTGTTTTTAGAAAAAAATGAAGTGAATAAAGTTGTTAGTTTATTTGCAGACGATGGGATTGTTGAATCTCCATTGTATGGAACAATGCCAGCTAGTAAATTTTATAAAGCGTTGGCCGATGATACTACTACTTCAAAACTAAAATTTGATGGTTTATTCTCAGAAAAAGATTCGAATAGAATTTCATTACTTTTTGATTTTAATTGGGAACTAAAAGATGGGAAAAGAGTTGTGTTTAAGGTGGTAGATATTATAGTACTAAATTCTGAAAATAAGATTCAAAAGCTCACTATTATTTACGATACTGTTCATAGCAGATCAGCAATGGAACAGTTAAAAAAGTAA
- a CDS encoding alpha/beta hydrolase: MSATEKEISYTATNTYSTLNTLHPGTKNVWLVFHGIGYLSRYFIRLFESLNKEDNYFIAPQAPSKYYKGDDYRRVGSSWLTKENTQTETKNVLRYVDAILSSEEIPEHARLIVLGYSQGVSIASRWIASRKINCDALVMISGGFPKELSREDFTFLTDQTKITHILGEKDPFFEIEKVEAEKVRVKQILPQIEFRTHPGGHELEPKTLIDLL; the protein is encoded by the coding sequence ATGAGTGCTACCGAAAAAGAAATTTCTTACACTGCTACAAACACATATTCTACACTTAATACTTTACATCCTGGCACTAAAAATGTTTGGTTAGTTTTTCATGGAATTGGGTATTTAAGCAGATACTTTATACGATTGTTTGAAAGTCTTAATAAAGAAGATAATTATTTTATTGCACCGCAGGCTCCATCAAAATATTACAAAGGTGATGATTACAGAAGAGTTGGTTCTAGTTGGTTAACTAAAGAAAACACCCAGACAGAAACCAAAAATGTACTACGATATGTTGATGCAATATTATCATCTGAAGAAATTCCTGAGCATGCGAGGTTAATCGTTTTAGGGTATTCTCAAGGTGTAAGTATTGCCAGTAGATGGATCGCCAGTCGCAAAATTAATTGTGATGCTTTGGTCATGATCTCTGGTGGTTTTCCTAAAGAACTATCTAGAGAAGATTTTACTTTTCTTACTGATCAGACAAAAATCACTCATATTCTGGGAGAAAAAGATCCTTTTTTTGAAATAGAAAAAGTTGAAGCTGAGAAAGTACGAGTAAAGCAAATACTACCGCAAATTGAGTTTAGAACTCACCCAGGTGGACATGAGCTAGAACCAAAAACCTTGATCGATTTATTATAA
- a CDS encoding alpha/beta fold hydrolase, protein MESYTIRSSDGYPISVHEFVPKSPNHKTIVFAPAVAVPQKIYFNLAEHLANKGCNVFTFDYRGIGDSISQSIQSLKEHGFLFWAQDFKSVSKHAKEEFPKNEQYMIGHSYGGNSVGFSDAYQYYDKYLNVASQFGFYKHFTIKMRILIYLNFKFFVPLTTSFLEYYPSGWFGLGKPLTTRVVKDWAIFLLHPDSMLYFTQKDTSTYYKEIKEPMLLLSIDDDSFAPKKSVDILGERVYKNAKVTRKHLKPSDFNLKNIGHFDFFRTKNRDILWPIIDDWFHLS, encoded by the coding sequence ATGGAATCATACACTATCCGTTCTTCTGACGGCTACCCCATTTCGGTACATGAGTTTGTTCCTAAATCTCCTAATCACAAAACAATCGTTTTTGCTCCTGCAGTAGCGGTTCCTCAAAAAATTTATTTTAATCTGGCAGAACACCTTGCTAACAAAGGATGTAATGTATTTACTTTTGATTATCGAGGAATAGGAGATTCTATTTCTCAAAGTATTCAATCTTTAAAAGAACATGGTTTTTTATTCTGGGCACAGGATTTTAAATCAGTTTCTAAACATGCTAAAGAAGAATTTCCTAAAAACGAACAGTACATGATCGGTCATAGTTATGGCGGTAATAGTGTTGGTTTTAGCGATGCATATCAATATTATGACAAATACTTGAATGTAGCTTCGCAATTTGGGTTTTATAAACATTTTACCATAAAAATGAGAATACTTATCTATCTTAATTTCAAGTTTTTTGTACCGCTTACCACTTCCTTTTTAGAATACTACCCTTCTGGTTGGTTTGGACTAGGAAAACCCCTAACCACAAGAGTGGTCAAAGATTGGGCTATTTTTTTATTACACCCGGATTCAATGTTATATTTTACCCAAAAAGACACTAGCACATATTATAAAGAAATCAAAGAGCCTATGCTTTTATTAAGTATTGATGATGACTCGTTTGCTCCAAAAAAATCAGTCGACATTTTGGGTGAGCGCGTATACAAAAATGCAAAAGTGACCAGGAAACATCTAAAACCAAGTGATTTTAACCTAAAAAATATTGGTCATTTTGATTTTTTTAGAACAAAAAATCGAGATATCTTGTGGCCAATTATTGATGATTGGTTTCATCTTAGTTAA
- a CDS encoding TetR/AcrR family transcriptional regulator yields the protein MPKIKTSKEEVLKKVIPILRSRGVQNSSMSELSKVCGIQKSHFYYYFSNKEDLIREVLATVHSYFNYNLFRIIESSTLTLNEKVLKMKLLLNKLFKASDGGCIMANTALETIHLDPIYKKEIQSFFKDFILGLQQLLEVNHTTEKALLLAEQMVQDIEGGILLMQIYDDPKYLNNAIERTEIAILNK from the coding sequence ATGCCAAAGATAAAAACATCTAAAGAAGAAGTTCTAAAAAAAGTAATCCCTATCCTGCGCTCTCGAGGAGTTCAAAACAGTAGCATGAGTGAACTTTCTAAAGTTTGCGGTATACAGAAGTCTCATTTTTATTATTATTTCAGCAATAAAGAAGATCTAATTAGAGAAGTTCTGGCAACTGTTCATAGTTATTTTAATTACAATCTATTTAGAATTATTGAAAGTAGCACTTTAACTCTTAATGAAAAAGTGTTAAAAATGAAGTTACTTCTGAACAAATTATTTAAAGCTTCGGATGGTGGATGTATCATGGCAAATACCGCATTAGAAACCATACACCTCGACCCTATATATAAAAAAGAAATACAATCATTTTTTAAGGATTTTATTTTAGGACTACAGCAACTGCTAGAAGTAAATCACACAACAGAAAAAGCATTATTACTGGCAGAACAAATGGTACAGGATATCGAGGGTGGTATTTTATTGATGCAGATTTATGACGATCCAAAATATCTTAACAATGCCATTGAAAGAACAGAAATAGCAATATTAAATAAGTAA
- a CDS encoding PaaI family thioesterase: protein MNLTQAEVLEQCAKMCKNTLMETLEISFCEVGKDYLVAKMPVTPKVHQPDGVLHGGAMVALAESVGSAASFIFLNAEDFYIRGIEISANHVKSVKQGYVFAKAEILHQGRTTQLWDIKIKDEEGNLVSIVKLTTIALPKTK, encoded by the coding sequence ATGAATTTGACACAGGCAGAGGTGCTAGAACAATGTGCTAAGATGTGTAAAAATACTTTGATGGAAACTTTGGAGATTTCTTTCTGTGAAGTTGGTAAAGATTATCTGGTGGCCAAAATGCCAGTGACTCCTAAAGTACATCAACCAGATGGTGTTTTACATGGTGGAGCGATGGTGGCACTAGCAGAAAGTGTGGGTAGTGCAGCATCATTTATTTTTCTTAATGCAGAAGATTTTTATATAAGAGGAATAGAGATTTCTGCAAATCATGTAAAAAGTGTTAAGCAGGGGTATGTATTCGCTAAAGCGGAAATTTTACACCAAGGGCGTACTACCCAGTTATGGGATATAAAGATAAAGGATGAAGAAGGTAACCTGGTTTCAATAGTTAAATTGACCACTATTGCACTTCCCAAAACCAAATAG
- a CDS encoding chorismate-binding protein, translating into MNIEDVYTKIEEQLDQNLPFVVYRKADSMTLHAIFQKNNQIYEVEDYTVSGFVFAPFSASDKTVIIPSEKSNYCNATISSQTISSEKRTSGKLADSFLVKPEIKKKHVELVKKGIKAIQSDRFKKVVLSRKEEVSIPNSFSNLHIFKNLIHHYPKAFVYLWYHPKVSTWMGATPETLIRVKNNDFFTMALAGTQSYINTTDVDWGEKELVEQEMVTSFVTNELSSIINNIKHSKTYTHKAGTLLHLRTDISGVLGNENSRIEKIIKVLHPTPAVCGLPKGEAKSFILATEEYNRKYYTGFLGELNMNKEGVVKSDLFVNLRCMELSDGKAILYVGGGITKDSDPEKEWEETVKKTETMKRVLF; encoded by the coding sequence ATGAACATAGAAGATGTTTATACTAAAATTGAAGAGCAGTTAGATCAAAATTTACCTTTTGTAGTGTATAGGAAAGCTGATTCTATGACATTACACGCTATTTTTCAGAAAAATAATCAAATATATGAAGTAGAGGATTATACCGTTTCGGGATTTGTTTTTGCTCCTTTTAGTGCTTCTGATAAAACGGTTATTATTCCTTCAGAGAAAAGTAACTATTGCAATGCTACTATTTCATCACAAACCATAAGTAGCGAAAAAAGAACTTCAGGAAAATTAGCAGATTCTTTTTTAGTAAAACCTGAAATCAAAAAAAAACATGTCGAGCTTGTAAAAAAAGGAATCAAAGCAATACAATCTGACCGTTTTAAAAAAGTAGTGTTGTCACGAAAAGAGGAGGTTTCAATACCAAATTCTTTTAGTAATCTACATATATTTAAAAATCTAATACATCATTATCCAAAAGCTTTTGTATACTTATGGTATCATCCTAAAGTTAGTACATGGATGGGAGCAACTCCAGAGACTTTGATTAGAGTAAAAAACAATGATTTTTTTACTATGGCTTTGGCAGGTACACAATCATATATAAACACTACAGATGTTGATTGGGGGGAAAAGGAGCTAGTAGAGCAAGAAATGGTAACTTCTTTTGTTACTAATGAACTATCTTCAATTATTAATAATATAAAACATTCTAAAACCTATACCCATAAAGCAGGTACACTTTTGCATCTGCGTACTGATATTAGTGGGGTTTTGGGTAATGAAAATTCAAGAATAGAAAAAATAATTAAAGTGTTGCATCCAACACCAGCTGTTTGCGGACTTCCTAAAGGCGAGGCTAAATCTTTTATTCTTGCTACAGAAGAGTACAATCGTAAGTATTATACGGGTTTTCTTGGAGAACTTAATATGAATAAAGAAGGTGTTGTTAAATCTGATCTGTTTGTAAACCTTCGGTGCATGGAGTTAAGTGATGGTAAAGCAATTCTTTATGTAGGAGGAGGGATCACAAAAGATTCTGATCCAGAGAAAGAGTGGGAGGAAACTGTAAAGAAAACAGAGACAATGAAAAGAGTTTTGTTTTAG
- the menD gene encoding 2-succinyl-5-enolpyruvyl-6-hydroxy-3-cyclohexene-1-carboxylic-acid synthase, whose translation MKKRLYSKIPLAQSIVTLCEAKGITHIVISPGSRNAPLIIGFSEHPDMQCYSIVDERCAAFFALGIAQQTQKPVALVCSSGSALLNYYPAISEAFYSDIPLVVLSADRPIERIDVGDGQTIRQKNVFENHILYSGNLYSEVVAETQIDDPKVRQKQHEAQKHNEREINLALNKAIEQKGPVHINVPFYEPLYDKLEHPTIISRNIPVEKPHHQFSEGLQLEMHEEWNQANRKMVLIGVNSPGTVEQKWIEYFADDPSVLVLTETTSNIHHASHINCIDQLISTLNEDEFKALQPDILLTIGGMVISKRIKAFLRQYQPKSHWHIDSKKAYDTYFCLTEHIKLQPNVFFSRFFQDMKSVDSTYKSFWISVRDHRRVRHAAYLDKTPFTDLKAFEAIFNVITDGQMIQLSNSSTVRYAQLFTLNPTFQVFCNRGTSGIDGSTSTAIGAALASEIPTTLITGDLSFFYDSNGLWNEYIPSNFKIIVINNEGGGIFRILPGKEESVNFEKYFETKHHLTAIHLCKMFGFEYRTAHTLEELIQESKKMYETNNTPQLLEVFTPRKENDSTLVGYFRYFV comes from the coding sequence ATGAAGAAACGCTTATATTCAAAAATTCCTTTAGCACAATCTATTGTTACCTTATGCGAAGCAAAAGGAATCACTCATATTGTTATTTCGCCAGGATCTCGTAATGCACCACTAATCATTGGTTTTAGTGAACATCCGGATATGCAGTGTTATAGTATCGTAGATGAGCGATGTGCTGCTTTTTTTGCATTAGGTATTGCGCAACAAACCCAAAAACCAGTTGCTTTGGTTTGTTCGTCAGGTAGTGCATTACTAAATTATTATCCTGCAATTTCAGAAGCATTTTATAGTGATATACCATTAGTAGTTTTAAGTGCAGATCGCCCTATTGAAAGAATAGACGTGGGAGATGGCCAAACGATTCGTCAAAAAAATGTGTTCGAGAACCATATTTTGTATTCGGGTAATTTATATTCTGAAGTTGTTGCAGAAACACAAATTGACGATCCCAAAGTACGCCAAAAACAGCATGAAGCTCAAAAACATAATGAAAGAGAAATTAATCTGGCATTAAATAAAGCAATAGAGCAAAAAGGACCAGTACATATTAATGTACCTTTTTACGAACCTTTATATGATAAACTGGAACACCCTACTATTATTTCCAGGAATATCCCTGTAGAAAAACCACATCATCAGTTTTCTGAAGGTTTACAACTAGAAATGCATGAAGAATGGAATCAGGCAAACCGTAAAATGGTATTAATAGGTGTCAATTCACCAGGAACAGTTGAGCAAAAGTGGATAGAATATTTTGCTGATGACCCTTCGGTTTTAGTATTAACAGAAACAACATCTAATATTCATCATGCATCTCATATTAATTGTATTGATCAATTGATTTCTACTTTGAATGAGGATGAATTTAAAGCATTGCAGCCAGATATTCTTTTAACTATCGGAGGGATGGTTATCTCTAAACGAATTAAAGCATTTTTACGACAATATCAGCCGAAATCACACTGGCATATTGATTCAAAAAAAGCATATGATACTTATTTCTGTCTCACAGAGCATATAAAATTGCAGCCCAATGTATTCTTCTCACGTTTTTTTCAAGACATGAAGAGCGTCGATAGTACTTATAAGTCTTTTTGGATTTCTGTAAGAGATCATCGCAGAGTAAGGCATGCAGCATATCTTGATAAAACCCCTTTTACTGACCTTAAAGCATTTGAAGCTATTTTTAATGTAATTACTGATGGACAAATGATACAGTTAAGTAATAGCTCTACGGTTAGATATGCGCAATTATTTACGTTAAATCCAACCTTTCAGGTATTTTGTAATAGAGGGACAAGCGGTATTGATGGAAGTACATCTACTGCTATTGGTGCAGCCCTGGCTTCGGAGATACCTACAACTTTGATAACGGGAGATCTTAGCTTCTTTTATGATAGTAATGGGTTATGGAATGAATATATTCCTTCAAATTTTAAAATCATTGTTATTAATAATGAAGGAGGAGGGATATTCAGAATTTTACCAGGAAAAGAGGAGAGTGTTAATTTTGAAAAATATTTTGAAACGAAACACCACCTTACAGCAATACATTTGTGTAAAATGTTTGGTTTTGAGTATCGTACAGCACATACCCTTGAAGAGTTAATTCAAGAATCAAAAAAAATGTATGAAACTAATAATACACCACAATTGCTAGAGGTTTTTACTCCCCGAAAAGAAAACGATAGTACTTTAGTCGGTTATTTTAGGTATTTTGTCTAA